In a genomic window of Candidatus Neomarinimicrobiota bacterium:
- a CDS encoding DUF5009 domain-containing protein: MSESGNSGRLISLDAFRGITIAGMILVNNPGSWSNVYPQLRHSEWHGVTFTDLIFPFFLFIVGVAMTLSMPKRLEAGASKKSLMLAVSRRSIIIFALGMFLAGFPYFNLSTIRIPGVLQRIAVCYFFTSIIVLNSKWKGQAFWALGLLTFYWLAMNLIPVPGFGAGDLSPEGNFAAFIDQKLLTGHMWSQTKTWDPEGLFSTLPAIATTLTGVLTGWWLKADKTKIEITVWMLIAGNLGLLIGWIMDMWFPWNKAIWTSSYVVYTTGFALIFLAFCYWAVEVMNWRKWTRPFVLYGKNSIAVFVLSGFVARITFLIKFTNPDNSTTNLQQVLYHALYTSWLPPMGASLAWALSYISGFLLLMWLMDRKKLYIKI; this comes from the coding sequence ATGAGCGAATCCGGAAATTCCGGGCGGCTAATTTCGTTAGATGCGTTTCGCGGAATAACCATTGCCGGAATGATTCTCGTAAACAATCCCGGCAGCTGGAGTAATGTATATCCGCAGCTCCGTCACTCGGAATGGCACGGAGTGACATTTACCGATTTGATTTTCCCTTTCTTCCTCTTTATTGTGGGCGTGGCGATGACGCTGTCAATGCCGAAACGCTTGGAGGCGGGAGCAAGCAAGAAATCTTTGATGCTTGCAGTCAGCCGCCGAAGCATTATTATTTTTGCGCTTGGAATGTTCTTAGCGGGCTTCCCATATTTCAATCTGTCCACCATCAGAATTCCCGGTGTTCTCCAGCGTATCGCTGTTTGTTATTTCTTTACCTCTATTATTGTTCTCAACAGTAAGTGGAAAGGACAGGCATTTTGGGCTCTCGGACTGCTTACGTTTTATTGGCTCGCTATGAATCTGATTCCCGTACCCGGCTTTGGCGCAGGTGATCTGTCGCCTGAAGGAAATTTTGCAGCGTTTATTGATCAGAAATTACTGACAGGGCATATGTGGAGCCAGACTAAAACCTGGGATCCGGAAGGTCTGTTCAGTACTCTGCCTGCGATCGCCACAACGCTCACCGGTGTTCTCACCGGCTGGTGGCTGAAAGCGGACAAAACCAAGATAGAAATTACTGTCTGGATGCTGATAGCCGGAAACCTCGGACTTCTGATAGGCTGGATAATGGATATGTGGTTCCCCTGGAATAAGGCTATCTGGACCAGCTCGTATGTCGTTTATACAACAGGCTTTGCTCTCATATTCCTTGCGTTCTGTTACTGGGCTGTTGAGGTAATGAACTGGCGAAAATGGACGCGTCCGTTCGTTCTATACGGCAAAAACTCGATAGCGGTATTTGTCCTCTCAGGCTTCGTAGCACGGATAACGTTCCTGATAAAATTCACCAATCCCGATAACAGTACAACAAATCTTCAACAGGTGCTTTACCACGCATTATATACTTCGTGGCTCCCTCCAATGGGCGCTTCCTTGGCGTGGGCGCTTTCCTATATTAGCGGATTTTTACTGCTGATGTGGCTGATGGACAGGAAGAAACTCTATATCAAGATCTGA
- the carB gene encoding carbamoyl-phosphate synthase large subunit yields MKPDRPKSVLIIGSGPIVIGQGAEFDYSGTQACKVLKSEGIRVILVNSNPATIMTDPEIADATYVEPITAAVLEEVIKKEKPDAILPTMGGQTGLNVAVELAESGFLDKHNVELIGAKLEAIKKAEDRDLFKKAAAAVGLNVPLGDIARSWEDAEKLIEKIGFPAIIRPAFTLGGSGGNTAYNIEEYKTQVEWGLAASPVSELMIEQSIIGWKEYELEVMRDRADNVVIVCSIENFDPMGVHTGDSITVAPQQTLSDVEYQEMRDKSIALIREIGVETGGSNIQFAVNPKNGEMMVIEMNPRVSRSSALASKATGFPIAKIAAQLAIGYTLDEIVNDITGETPACFEPTLDYIVVKIPRWDFEKFPKTDKRLGVQMKAVGEVMAFGRNFREALQKALRSLEIGRSGLEEESLSVLYETSDEEKLSEMRTNLGMVRSRKIFDIRAAFILGMEVDEVNKLTQIDPWFLNQIKMIVKDEKEIALLGSNGGFKDAESIRKAKENGFSDVHIAYMTGTTEEEFRAKRKEMGVKAVFKTVDTCAAEFRSNTPYMYSTYEQEDENQKTGKKNVIILGSGPNRIGQGIEFDYCCVHAVMALREEGYEVSMINCNPETVSTDYDTTDKLFFEPLTFEDVMNVVDSEEPDGIMIQFGGQTPLKLASALQKAGCTILGTSPENIDFAEDREKFGEVLNGLNIKHPDYGVAYSVEEAVEVAERIGFPVLVRPSYVLGGRGMQIAYEVDSMRIFMKRAAEVTPEHPVFIDNFIEGATEFDVDAIYDGEKVLIGGIMQHIEEVGIHSGDSACVLPPYQVSGKELEIIREYTEKIAIALEVRGLLNVQYATRDGVVYVIEANPRGSRTVPFVSKSTGLQLAKIAAKVAVGITLKEQGIEEPPELTHIAIKEPVFPFTKFPGISVFGGPEMRSTGEVMGISHSFGEAFAKAFWAKGHKLPESGGVFISVNDGDKRKAVEIARDFAELGFDLIATDGTAKVLRQNGLNAKSVHKVAENRPNVVDLIVNGEINIIVNTPLGKASRYDERAIGDAAIKYQLPCITTISGAAAAVRGIRALKRGGVLNVKSLQEYHK; encoded by the coding sequence CTGAAACCCGATAGACCTAAATCGGTTTTAATCATCGGTTCCGGCCCGATAGTGATCGGGCAGGGAGCGGAATTCGATTACTCCGGCACACAGGCTTGCAAAGTTCTGAAAAGCGAGGGAATAAGGGTTATTTTGGTTAACAGTAACCCCGCTACGATAATGACAGACCCGGAAATCGCCGATGCTACATATGTTGAGCCTATAACGGCAGCCGTCCTCGAAGAAGTGATAAAGAAGGAAAAACCCGATGCGATATTGCCCACAATGGGCGGTCAGACCGGACTGAACGTTGCGGTAGAACTTGCGGAATCAGGTTTCTTAGACAAGCATAACGTTGAATTGATCGGCGCAAAATTGGAAGCGATAAAAAAAGCTGAAGACAGAGACCTGTTCAAAAAGGCAGCGGCAGCGGTGGGTCTGAATGTTCCTTTAGGCGACATCGCGCGGTCTTGGGAGGATGCGGAAAAGCTCATTGAGAAAATCGGATTCCCGGCGATCATTCGACCCGCATTTACACTTGGCGGTTCAGGCGGAAACACGGCATACAATATAGAAGAGTATAAAACTCAAGTCGAATGGGGCTTAGCGGCAAGTCCGGTTTCGGAGCTGATGATAGAGCAGTCGATAATCGGTTGGAAAGAATATGAGCTGGAAGTGATGAGAGACAGAGCGGATAACGTAGTGATTGTCTGCTCGATAGAAAATTTCGATCCTATGGGGGTGCACACCGGAGACAGTATTACAGTGGCGCCGCAGCAGACATTATCCGATGTGGAATATCAGGAAATGAGGGATAAATCCATCGCTCTCATACGTGAGATAGGCGTGGAAACGGGCGGCTCGAATATTCAGTTTGCCGTCAATCCGAAAAACGGCGAAATGATGGTGATAGAAATGAACCCGCGCGTTTCCAGGAGTTCGGCGCTTGCCAGCAAGGCTACTGGGTTTCCGATAGCGAAGATAGCTGCTCAATTGGCGATAGGCTACACGCTTGACGAGATCGTCAACGACATTACCGGGGAAACTCCGGCGTGTTTTGAACCGACGCTGGATTACATCGTTGTAAAAATTCCCAGATGGGACTTCGAGAAATTCCCCAAGACCGACAAGCGGCTCGGGGTTCAGATGAAAGCTGTCGGCGAGGTGATGGCGTTCGGCAGGAACTTCCGGGAAGCTTTACAGAAAGCGCTCAGGTCGCTGGAGATAGGAAGAAGCGGACTCGAAGAGGAATCGCTGAGCGTTTTATACGAAACTTCAGATGAAGAAAAGTTGAGCGAAATGCGAACCAACCTTGGAATGGTACGCAGCAGAAAAATATTCGATATTCGAGCGGCTTTTATTTTAGGAATGGAAGTTGACGAAGTAAACAAACTGACGCAGATAGACCCCTGGTTCCTGAATCAGATTAAAATGATAGTAAAGGACGAAAAAGAGATAGCTCTGTTAGGGAGTAACGGCGGATTCAAAGACGCAGAGTCTATCAGGAAAGCAAAAGAAAACGGTTTTTCAGATGTTCACATCGCCTATATGACTGGGACTACGGAAGAAGAGTTCCGCGCTAAAAGAAAAGAAATGGGCGTTAAGGCGGTCTTCAAAACAGTGGACACCTGCGCGGCGGAGTTTCGGTCTAACACGCCTTATATGTATTCCACTTATGAGCAGGAGGATGAGAATCAAAAAACCGGGAAGAAGAATGTCATTATTCTCGGCAGCGGTCCAAACAGGATAGGACAGGGGATAGAGTTCGATTATTGCTGCGTGCATGCGGTTATGGCGCTTAGGGAAGAAGGGTACGAAGTCTCTATGATAAACTGTAATCCCGAAACTGTCAGCACAGATTATGATACTACGGATAAGCTGTTTTTCGAGCCGTTGACTTTCGAGGATGTGATGAACGTTGTGGATTCGGAGGAGCCTGACGGCATTATGATTCAATTCGGCGGGCAGACTCCGCTTAAGTTGGCTTCCGCACTTCAAAAGGCGGGCTGTACTATTCTCGGCACATCACCGGAGAATATAGATTTTGCCGAAGACAGGGAAAAGTTCGGGGAGGTTCTAAACGGTCTTAACATAAAACACCCTGATTACGGTGTGGCATATTCTGTTGAAGAGGCTGTGGAAGTTGCGGAGCGAATAGGATTCCCCGTGCTTGTGAGACCTTCATATGTTCTGGGCGGCAGGGGAATGCAAATTGCTTACGAGGTTGATTCCATGAGGATATTTATGAAACGCGCGGCGGAAGTGACCCCGGAGCATCCCGTTTTTATAGATAATTTTATTGAAGGAGCCACAGAATTTGATGTGGACGCTATCTATGATGGTGAGAAGGTGCTTATCGGCGGGATAATGCAGCATATTGAGGAGGTCGGGATACATTCGGGAGATTCCGCTTGTGTGCTTCCCCCTTATCAGGTCAGCGGTAAGGAATTGGAAATTATCAGGGAATATACGGAGAAGATAGCGATTGCATTGGAAGTCAGGGGGCTTTTGAATGTTCAGTACGCCACAAGAGACGGAGTAGTCTATGTCATTGAAGCGAATCCGCGCGGCTCGAGGACCGTACCGTTCGTCAGCAAATCAACAGGATTGCAACTTGCCAAGATAGCCGCGAAAGTCGCCGTAGGGATAACCTTAAAAGAACAAGGAATTGAAGAACCGCCCGAGTTGACTCATATAGCGATAAAAGAGCCTGTATTTCCGTTTACCAAGTTTCCCGGAATTTCGGTTTTCGGAGGACCCGAAATGCGTTCCACAGGCGAGGTTATGGGGATATCCCATTCATTCGGAGAAGCGTTCGCCAAAGCGTTCTGGGCTAAAGGTCATAAACTCCCCGAATCGGGAGGCGTTTTTATCAGCGTGAATGACGGCGATAAACGAAAAGCGGTGGAAATCGCCCGTGATTTCGCCGAATTAGGCTTTGATTTGATAGCCACCGATGGAACTGCCAAAGTTCTGCGTCAGAACGGTTTGAACGCTAAATCGGTCCATAAAGTGGCTGAAAACCGCCCGAATGTTGTTGACCTGATAGTGAATGGAGAGATAAATATTATTGTGAATACGCCTCTCGGCAAGGCGTCTCGCTACGATGAGCGGGCTATCGGGGACGCGGCAATCAAGTATCAACTGCCGTGCATCACTACTATTTCGGGAGCGGCGGCAGCTGTTCGAGGTATCAGAGCGCTGAAAAGAGGCGGCGTTCTGAACGTTAAAAGCCTTCAGGAATATCATAAGTAA